ATCTGTTAGAATGAATACTTTGTGCAGGAGGCTCCTAGTCTCTTCTGTTTTTCAGCTTTAACAGCTGTGCATCTTTTGGCCATGTTTCTCAGGCTTCAACTCTAAACACAAGGTTCTTGGCTGGGATTACTGCTGTTCACCAGTCctgtaaaacacattttctgagcCCTTCTTGAGACAAAAATGAAGGATGTTTTTCACGTGGTTGAACTTGATGTTGCAGAACCTGATGATGCTTTAATGACCAACTTTGAATGAACCGTTTTAATCCTACATTTTTGTTATTCACTAATTATTCCGCCGTACTAAAACTAAATGATactaaactaaacaaaacaCAGTAAATAGTGGGTTTCATTCTGGGTAAATTTGGGAATGGGATTATGTAATTAGTTAACATATATTAAATGTAGATAGGAAGTCACCCTTTATTTATGTCTTTATTTCCTGAATTAGTCTGGCTCTACCTGGACTAAGGCCCGTCTACCCCTTCATATTAATAATTAAGCGTAATGGAATacagctctttaaaaaaaaattgcttaACAGTGTGACTAACGCCACTCTGCCACTGGGAAAGAAGAAGTGTAAAAATGACGGGTCAACATCTACAGGGTAGACTAGGAGTGTAACACGGGCTGGAAAAAAATCTTCTTGTTCTTATCTAACTGTTTTGGGTGTTCTGTTGTTCTTAGTTGGCTGAGGAATATTATGGCACAGCAGGACTCCCCAGTCCCAGTCTAGCACCCTTAACTGGTCAGAAGAGTCTGGTTGACACGTCATTGCTGGCAATGCGAGGTTGAGCTGCCCATCGCTTGTGACGGGTTACTCTTGTAGTACAGCTGGTTTGTTCTTGAGTGTTACTGAGATGGAGTCTGGTGACAGTGTCAGAGGTATAAAATATTGAGTCAGGACATAATGTACCCAAAGCATCATATGGGTCAAAAATAATTCTGGACAATAGCTGAAACAAcggaatatattttaatttaatattattcTGTCGAGCACATTAATCGACAAATGCTAAAATAGTGTCCTTTGGGATTAAATCACACAAACTGAACCACTTTCACAGTACGTTATTTCAGTGTTATTTACCAGTGCTGGTGTACTCGGTGCATGTAAactgaacatgtgattcaaACAATCCTATTCTTTCAGGGGGGCAGGACAAAACTACGCAGTACTTCATCAGAGGACATGGACCACCATGGTGGTAAAGATAAATGCACACAACCCTTTGAATAATTAAAGTGCCTAACCTAACAATAGGTTTTGTTTCAAGGAACACAAAGATATGCTCCACAACTGGACTATGAACCGCTTTGGACAGAAGAGCCATCACTGTTTATGGGAATTGTCCCTTGCCGAATACATTTAAAGCATTAAGTGTGATCATGTCCTTTGCCGTAGGTCTGTCTGTGCCTGACAGAGCACTGGAGACCACATCCATGAAGGAGAACATGGCAAAATACCGGGCTGCTGTTGGTAAACAGGCCCCAGAGGTGCCGCTTCCGAAAACATCTGCACCTGTAAATCCAAACCACGATCCCACACCTGAGTACAATGGTTAGTCTCAGTGGATTCTCTGAGCACATGTTCCCATCTTAATGTTCTTGATTTAGTATTATGTTTAATATAAATTGTAAAATAGGGCATTGACTACAGTGTTAATAAGTAACTTTGTGACCCCGAATGAGGTGACGCTTTGTTTATTTTACCTTTTCAGCTGGCTTCTGTCGTGCAATAGTgacttgtttgtgtctgtttgtttaagggGGCGGTGAGCAACCCAAAGTATCAAGGGTGAGTCTGTCATCACACCAACCAGTAGGAGACGTGAAGGAATCATTCAGATAAGAATAAGAATTCAACCCTTGTGTGCTTTGCATATATGTTACTATTGTTGTATGTGTAGAAGTTCAGCCCACCGGTGAAGGATACGTGCATCGCTTGTCAAAAGACCGTCTACCCGCTGGAAAGACTGATGGCTCTTCAGCACGTCTACCACAAAAGTTGCTTCCGCTGTGATCACTGCAGCACAAAGCTCAGGTCGGTCTTGTACTGTTGCAAACTCCTTGTACTGCCCGTTCAAGAACCACAGGAAGGAACATTTTATGAATGATATCTTATTTTTTGCTATTTCCAGTCTTGGGAGCTATGCCTCTCTGCATGGCAACGTCTACTGCAAGCCCCATTTCAACCAGCTGTTTAAAGCTAAAGGCAACTACGATGAGGGCTTTGGCCATCGGCCTCACAAGGAGCTTTGGGAGCCTCGTGCCGAGAGGGATCAGGGCGAGGACGAGTCGAAGCCAAAGGAACAAGAGGAACCAGCCGCGGTGGCGCACCCGGGTGAAAGCACCTCAGACAAACAGGAGCCCTCAACGGTTGAAACATCCCCGCAGGTGAAGGTGACGGACCTGACTGCCTTACTGGAGAAAAGCGTGCAATCACATGCTAGGTCCGGTGAGAAGCTGGATGCTACAGAGAAGCTGTCTGAGAAACGCAGGCTGAGGGTTGCATGGCCTCCCCCAGCTGGAGAAGGCCCCTCTGGTACCGAAGCACTTAGTCCGGTGACAGAGGGAGTTCCTTCGGGCCGACCGTGGAGAGCCAAGTGGCCCCCGGAGGACGAGGCGCCATCGTCCTTCCGGAGCTCAGATCGAGCTGAGCTGACGAGCCTGAGGAGGAGCTCTTCTCTGAAGGAGCGCATTCGGCCTTTTACAGTCGCGGCCAAACCCAGCACCGCAACCAGCCTGGGACCCAGGGAACCCCGCCGCCCGCTCAAATccctgctggactggagagccTCATTCGAGGAGAAGCACTCATCCGAAGAGCCACCCAAGGAAAATAAGCCAGAGCCTCAGCAGGGGAAACGGCAGGAGAAAAACGAGAAGACCATGCCTCAAATTCAAAGCCAAaacacagcaaaagaaaaagaggccatctccgaggaggacgaggagaccaAGCAACAGGCAGAAAAAGACAGTGGTAGCAGAGGAGAGGTAGCAGCAgagaagaagggggaggaagaaagcATCTCCCCGGAAACCTTGGTGTCCCCTTCTCCACCATTGCAGCCAAAACCGAACCGCGCCTCCCAGGATGTGGGCTTctgggaggaggacaaggaaggAAGTGATGCAGAAGAGCTGAGTGCAGAAGATATAATTAAGAGGAACCGCTACTATGATGAGGAGGACTCTGACTCATAGGAAAAACTCCCACTGTCACGTCTATCCGCCATATAACACTTTAGATATAGATCAAAACTGTTGCTTTGCCAGATTTTATAGTTATAGGCAAGGTTTAAAAAGGTTTCTGTATGTGCATTTATATTGCAACTACTGCCTGTAATTGTTAAAGTACAAATATTTGATTGATATttgatttttatatatattttttaattatactTTACAATATCTAATATGGCTTTTATATTGCTCCTGATTATACTGGAAAATTGTCATATATTAAATTGAATCATCTCTATATAATTATATCCACAATTAGCAACTGTAATGTGCAGGTGGTTTGTCTAAAGAAATTTGACTGCAGCACTTTAGGTGTTTATTAATTACGGAACTGGTCTAAATAACTACAATAAAAGGAGAAAATATGATGAATCACAGGTTTCTACTGATCACTATTCTGTGTGGTAGCAAATAAACAATCTATCTGGGCCTTCTGGATGAGTGTTTAAAACTTTTATATGTGATCCACTTAGTatgtaaaacattttgtattttagaatGTGCCCTGGACTATTTATTTGCCCagccaaatatatattttctaataatttgTATAATGATCCATCGGGCATTACAGTCTGAATTGTTGaaacataattaaaatgtgtaagaCGAAATTTTGACTGCAGTCCATCTGgactaataaataaacacaatactAAAATCACAGTGCTACCAGCTTCCCGATTAGTGCTCCTTTTCTCATTCATTTGTATAAAGCTCACTCTTAACCGAATTATGGATATGGTATGTTTTATCTTTATTGCTATTATCcagaaaagaaatgattgagTACATTTAAAAGATTATCCGATATTCATCCTCAAAAGGAATTGGGATTTTACGCCCTGTTAGTATTACTGGTGCAGTGCTCATTCAAAGCTTGCATCTTAATTACCTTAAATGTAATTAGTCGAATAGACTGTCTGTTATATTAAGCCTAAAACGCCATAAACTATACACTTCTCAGCTTTGCTTATAGTTAATCACCATTACCTATATAGCCTACTATGTGAAATTATCAAAGATATTGATATTAATATTTTTGAGAAAGAATCATTATGAAACAGACGTGGGGAGTTGGAATAGTTGTAGCTTTTTATGATGATCCCATAACCAATTAAAATCAGCAGAGAACATGGTCTCTTATATATGATAATTCATTTTGACACAACAGGAAAGGTCAAAAGCAGGGTGTAaatcttctttatttttaaaaataattttggcATGTTTACCTGATTGATTGAaaagtgaaatgtgaaaaaaaaaacacaggacctAAACAAGGGCTGGATTGAGAGACTTCCTTCATGTTTAATTACAATCAAGATACAGGAAGGCTAAATATTAAAAGTGTGGCAGACAGCCAACAGTAGAAGGACTCTATGAGCAGCTCGTGAGAACTACAATCATTAACATAAAACTGCACTGtggaaagtgaaaaaaacacacacacgggtccACCCTGTGTACAGTACAGGTTGATATGATGAGTGCTTTCCTCGGCACACAATTAGCAGCAGTTCAGTATCACATAAATACCAGCCTTATGTTTTTTGGGGGTATCCAGGGGGCACCTGAATGGATGGAATTGTTCCGTATTCAATAGTATTTTCAAGCAAAACTCAAAAGTCCAGCATGGATCCAATAAGGTGTTTTCATATCTATTCAATGACCCGCAGAGTTTATAGATATGATGCACCTTTAGAATGAGGTATAGAAGAAGATTTGAATGTGGATCCAGATTGTACCCATTCACACAGGCACTTTGTTCATTATGTCCAATTTCTATCAGCAGGCTGGCTGTAAAGCCTGgataagtttgtacatcttagtTATTGTCAGGTTAACATCAAATTAAAACTGCTAATAAACATTATATAAAAAGTGGAAGTAACAATTAacagccttttattttttaggagTAATTCACAACTAATATCACATATATCTGCAGAGAAAACAGAAGCATTTCCTTTACTTCTACACTTTTTGTAGAATCCTACGCTTTGGCGTCACAATACCAGAAATAGATTACAATTGACATTGGAGTCAGGGAGAAACTACTTGTACAGTATTGGCAATGAACAAAGATTCAtcatgaccaaaaaaaaaaagaaaaacattttttaaaaatgcattacgGGTTTTTACCAATCGATGGTTGAATTTAACAtacaacaaaatcaaaaaataacCATAGAAAAGACAATGTACCAAATTTGGATTTTCAAATACACCTGAGATCAGCAAATATTAGTTACAGTATGCCTTCATTAACGAGATATTGAAATGTTGAAGAAGTGGGAAATATACTATACTGTCTAATATAATGTTGTGTGTAGTATTTTCCTGAGATGCTTAGATACTCTTTGCATGCTCTTCATGGATTTTCAATTTAGAGACATTTTAATGTCCAATAGATTGATTATCATGAATTCAAATTATCCTTTTATTCTTTGAGGTTTCAATCCAAAGGCAACATTTAGATTGACTTCAATATAAAGATCACTAATTGTGAGTATTAGGCAAAAAAGTGCTCAGGAAACATGTTTAATGTAGATCGATAGAGTTAGTATAAATTATCTCTAtatggggaggaaaaaaaagcaataaaaagaaTCTTTGATGTCCTATGACTTTCTGCAAAAGAGTGACTAAGACCTGCATATGTTTTATGGCAGTACATTGCCTATAATTTGGTCAGAATTATACCTGaataaaagtttttaaaaaacactttgtgacaaagtcacaaaaaagaaaaacaacagaatttGGAAGCGTCCTTTTAAAACATCTTACTTCAACATAACAATTAAATGCTTTAGGTTTAACCTCAACAAGTTGTTGATATACTTAATGTCCCCATAATtctcaagacacacacacacacacacacacacacacacacacacacacacacacacacacacacacacacacacacacacacacacacacacacacacacacacacacacacacacatgacaaaaaCAGTCATACTCGTACAGGACGACACATTCAGTGCCCTACTTCTTTTTTGGAGGTTTTCTGAGCATTACTCTTCAGACCACCACTCTCACCACTGAGTGTCAGCAGAACACCATCGATAGGAGACGTAAAGCAGACCTCAAgtaaggagcagcagcaggctgtgagaGGCGCTACATATTTACTAAAAGGGTCCGTGTGTAAGCTGGGGTCCGCTCTGATTAGGTATTTACATTCAGAATTCTGGTGAGAGACaaatatagaaaaaatatttcatgtgATTTTATCCATTACTCTGTGTGACAAAATTATCAAAAATAGCGTGTCACCGACAGAACAACTCTGATTTAACACTTTTCTGTAAAACCATTTCATTATAAAGCACTTCTTTGAGGAACGCATGTTGTATTAACATAGATTCATTTCACCATCCTTACAACATGAGCCTCAGCCACCGACTTTTCAAGTAACATCTTGGAGATTGTTGATATGGAGGTAATATTTACTATCCAGTCTCCAAAGACATAGCGGAGCTCTATCACTTAATCACTCGTGTCTCCGCTGTGCTCAGCCACTGAGGGGGTGAAGGTCCACTCTGACCTTCTCCCCAGTGCTCATCATGCCAATCGTGGGGTACAGCCCTCCTGCAGGTAAGGCCACCTCCCTCCGGCCCACAACCTTTCCGTTACGGGTGAAGAagacctgcacaaacacaaaagtggtGAGAAGACGGCATatgcagagaggaaggaagggagactAACTGGTTTTAAAATCTGAGAATTGGACAGCATCTCACCGTGACCTTCCTCCCCTCAAAGtcttctccctcatcctcctcatcttcattgCTTGCGTACAGGTCATTCTGAACCTCACTGGGTTTGGGCATCACATCGAGGTCCCAGTCGTCTGCGTCATCTGACAGAACCCACACACGGAAATAGAAAGAAAGGCTTTCAGGGGTTGCACACGAAAAAGCACAGTGCTTTGGAAACAATATGAAGGCGATTGCGTTCCTGACCTCCACCATCGAGACTGTAGTCACGTGGGAACATGATCCCGCAGCCCATGATGTCCCCTTCAAAGCAGCGCGGTCCAAACGCGTCCCCGACCCCGCTGCCCTGGAACAACTTTCCATCATCTACAAAAAATAACATGGACGTTCATCAGAGTGTGTGAAAGAGTGTAGTGCAATTAAGACGGAAGATGACGTCTGCCgtctatttacattttttttgtatggtTTAGATTAAAATCCGTCCCGCCAATTTCTGAACAACTAGTTCAGCCAAAACACAAACTGATGGTAAGTAATTCCAACTCCCACACACAGGCAATTTATAATTTCCTAGTTCACTTTGGTGCCATTGCCCACGTGTTTGCATGCAGAACAAACATGTTTAACCGCCCCCTcctcaaaaaaaagattgtaaATGAGAACAAAACATTctacaaaaaggacaaaagtatctaaatgcagagaaaacacagacagatcATCATGTGCCACCTCACCTGCATGATAGGCAATGGACCCTCTGCTCCAACCTGGATGCCTGTTTTTGGGGTAGTCCTGTGAGACAAATGAGAAGGTGGCATCTTGTGATTGAATAGCATCCATTTTAGGACCAGCTGAATCAGCTACGCTCGTGCTGTTTTAACTTtccgagtgtgtgcgtgtgtcatcGTGGCAAAATGTGGTGCTGGAGACACCCAGTGTAGCGGGAACTACAACAGCAGAAGTTTTGACTACTTTCCCAGGTGTTTAATTTCTCTGGATGAATTTGGTCACGGTTACAGCTTGTTTGGGTAACACACGGATACAAAACCTTACAGATGTGAAATTGATGCCAGGTTCGAAGATGTTTTGTTGTCGGAGCATTACAAGGAATGTTTGTAGCTCATGGCAACAACAAACATCAGTGTTTGGACGTCAGGAGTCAAAGCTGATCTCAGTCGAGTGCCGAAACAACATTAAAACCAAGGTGTAACCCAACACACCTTTGAAACAGCGCAACGTTTGTCAAAGTCAATGTTTCGATTGGGACACCTCGCTAAAACGAGTGAAAGCATTTAGGCGCATTAGTTTTTAAATATGTCTATCTGTATATCTACAGTGGAGCTCCATACTTATTGTTCTCAGGGTTTGTGGTTGATCAGAGGCATCAGTCTGCTCACTGCATTTGTCATCAAGTGTTGTGTTTACAAGTATGCTTTGTGGATAAAATTAACATAATCTTTCATCAAACGATGTAACTCAGATGAGCTAAATCCCCTCCAGACTACAGCGACTATATATGAAGGGAGGGATTCTTCTTTAAGAGAGAGACCTTGGTTTGGATTTTCCTAGCGAGAGGTGATCCTTCCCATCCGCAGACTGCGGTGTCTTGCAGGAGACGACGAGCGACGTTACAGAACCTCAGGAATGACCGTTTGATGGATTTACAATGCTTCACCTGAACCGCAGACATGTGGTGAAAAACAATTCCAGGAGAACAATCAGGGAAATGACAGAGCTCTATTCTCCACTCCATCTGACCCGAGGGCACAGTAACTAACATGAGAACATGGGGAGCTTATTGTCGCGGGTGAGTGCAACAGTTACCCAGCACCTCCGAGGCTGTGAGCACCATCACAGCAGTGGGATAAGCAGGACTGATGCTCAATCAATTAGCATCCAATAACTGTGAAATTCCTGCAGTGCAGCAAAATCTGAGCCGCAATGCATTTCAAATCACAAGTCATCAAGTCATGTTGTTCAGATGCCACCACAATTGCCCCCTCACCCCATTTATATTAAACAGGAGGTGTGTGCCTTCATGAAAATTGCATGGAGGCCAAAGGCAGCTGAATGCATCTCTGCCGTGTAAACATACAGGTCCTCTCTCAAATAAGTGTCATCGATGGCTGCCATAATTTGTGATTTCAAAATCACATTAATTAAGATATCAACTTATAATCACGTAGCTTCAGAAACTCCTGCATACTTCCAATGATTCTAGATTCACCCCTTCTTGTGCACGGTGAATAACTAAGGAAATAGGAAGCAAAAACACCCAGCAACTGGCACAATCTGATACTAAACAATCACATACACTCATCTCAGAGCCGATCACATACTTGACTGCAGTGCTCCAGTTGACATGGTAGATTATCATGTAAATGGAACAATCTGCTTTCTATGGAAAAGCAGATGTGGGAGTAAAATGAGACAATATTTATTCTGTTGCTAGCTTTTCCTCCTTCGGTCATCCATCACTCAGACTGGAAACAGTGAGAGCAGTGGTGCATATGAGGgagagcatgggggggggggggggggggtttctctaCAGACAGATAACCGCAGAGTGTGCAGTAAGTAACACGGCGTGTCGATGACAATGACATTATGGGGATGACTGAAAGGAGGCGGCTCTTACCCTGCGTGCCAGCCCGAGGGCAATGTAACACTTCTCTCCAGCATCGGTGATCTCCAGTTCGTAGTAGTGGAAGCGAGTGTTGAGAGGCCGGCGGGCCTGAGCCAAGCCCACGTCCACGATGCTCTTCCCTTTGCCCACGTACTCCAGCAACTGTGGcaataacacggacacactcaggTAGCtgctctgcagacagacagtTAGCATCTAGCTGGGTGGTGAACACAGTGGGGCATGTAGCAGGTAATGACACAGAGATTACTAATTGCAACCAACAGAGC
The Gasterosteus aculeatus chromosome 17, fGasAcu3.hap1.1, whole genome shotgun sequence DNA segment above includes these coding regions:
- the LOC120835304 gene encoding LIM domain and actin-binding protein 1, coding for MESGPFNRRSWAAQSLRVTAKELSLSGRGKNNAIAERFSKYQRAAEVSSGEKKKGPTEGASASLRLGNLSALKKRWEQAQVKPSSVPPPSQSSTRNRPPALARPASIAEPCPPLKSPGLPTDQGGQLTASRVLQPAAAPEAAEGEEQTGMDREEQVPTSPRASYERARVPLTNLKMKFERREETTGKGGRTKLRSTSSEDMDHHGGLSVPDRALETTSMKENMAKYRAAVGKQAPEVPLPKTSAPVNPNHDPTPEYNGGGEQPKVSRKFSPPVKDTCIACQKTVYPLERLMALQHVYHKSCFRCDHCSTKLSLGSYASLHGNVYCKPHFNQLFKAKGNYDEGFGHRPHKELWEPRAERDQGEDESKPKEQEEPAAVAHPGESTSDKQEPSTVETSPQVKVTDLTALLEKSVQSHARSGEKLDATEKLSEKRRLRVAWPPPAGEGPSGTEALSPVTEGVPSGRPWRAKWPPEDEAPSSFRSSDRAELTSLRRSSSLKERIRPFTVAAKPSTATSLGPREPRRPLKSLLDWRASFEEKHSSEEPPKENKPEPQQGKRQEKNEKTMPQIQSQNTAKEKEAISEEDEETKQQAEKDSGSRGEVAAEKKGEEESISPETLVSPSPPLQPKPNRASQDVGFWEEDKEGSDAEELSAEDIIKRNRYYDEEDSDS